Proteins co-encoded in one Kutzneria chonburiensis genomic window:
- the metG gene encoding methionine--tRNA ligase: protein MSASVLTAVAWPYANGPRHIGHVSGIGVPSDLFARYMRMSGHDVLMVSGSDEHGTPILVQADKEGLTPQQTADKYHRVVAEDMRALGVTYDLYTRTTTRNHYDVVQQIFLALNDNGYILPKTTTGAVSPSTGRTLPDRYIEGTCPICGYDGARGDQCDNCGNQLDAADLINPKSRINGETPKFVETEHLFLDLPAFTRTLGEWLASKTDWRPNVVNFTKNLVDDMRPRAITRDLDWGVPIPLDGWRDQGLKRFYVWFDAVIGYFSASVEWARRSGDPDAWKRFWTDPETPIVHFMGKDNITFHAQIWPALLMGHNGAGDKGGKPGPYGTLNLPTEIASSEFLTMSGSKFSTSRGRVIYVRDFLAEFGPDALRYFISAAGPETQDVDFTWEEFVRRINFELANEWGNLVNRSVSMAHKNVGAVPAPTAPTQADEDLKALSRAAFDTVGTHLRHSRFRAGIGEAMRVVSAANKYLSDQEPWKLKDDPARRDTVLHTALQVVKDANTLLTPFLPHSAQKIHELLGGTGLWASQPEMREVTDLDDPSREYPVLTGDYTAEQAKWESTPIEVGVPLSKPTPLFAKLDPELGETGPEWAPVEK, encoded by the coding sequence ATGAGTGCCTCCGTGCTGACGGCGGTGGCCTGGCCCTACGCCAACGGCCCCCGTCACATCGGCCATGTCTCCGGTATCGGTGTCCCCTCCGACCTGTTCGCCCGCTACATGCGAATGTCGGGTCACGACGTGCTCATGGTCTCCGGCAGCGACGAGCACGGCACGCCGATCCTGGTGCAGGCCGACAAGGAGGGACTGACGCCGCAGCAGACTGCGGACAAGTACCACCGCGTCGTCGCGGAGGACATGCGCGCCCTCGGCGTCACCTACGACCTGTACACGCGCACCACCACGCGCAACCACTACGACGTGGTGCAGCAGATCTTCCTCGCGCTCAACGACAACGGCTACATCCTGCCCAAGACCACGACCGGCGCGGTCAGCCCGTCCACCGGCCGCACCCTGCCCGACCGCTACATCGAGGGCACCTGCCCGATCTGCGGCTACGACGGGGCGCGCGGCGACCAGTGCGACAACTGCGGCAACCAGCTCGACGCCGCCGACCTGATCAACCCCAAGTCGCGGATCAACGGCGAGACGCCCAAGTTCGTCGAGACCGAGCACCTGTTCCTCGACCTGCCGGCGTTCACCCGGACGCTGGGCGAGTGGCTGGCGTCCAAGACCGACTGGCGGCCCAACGTCGTCAACTTCACCAAGAACCTGGTCGACGACATGCGGCCGCGGGCCATCACCCGCGACCTGGACTGGGGCGTGCCGATCCCGCTCGACGGCTGGCGCGACCAGGGCCTCAAGCGGTTCTACGTGTGGTTCGACGCGGTCATCGGCTACTTCTCGGCCAGCGTGGAGTGGGCCCGGCGCAGCGGCGACCCGGACGCGTGGAAGCGCTTCTGGACCGACCCCGAGACGCCGATCGTGCACTTCATGGGCAAGGACAACATCACCTTCCACGCCCAGATCTGGCCGGCGCTGCTGATGGGCCACAACGGGGCCGGCGACAAGGGCGGCAAGCCCGGGCCGTACGGCACCCTCAACCTGCCGACCGAGATCGCCTCCAGCGAGTTCCTCACCATGAGCGGCTCCAAGTTCTCCACCTCCCGGGGCCGGGTCATCTACGTGCGGGACTTCCTGGCCGAGTTCGGCCCGGACGCGCTGCGCTACTTCATCTCGGCCGCCGGGCCCGAGACCCAGGACGTGGACTTCACCTGGGAGGAGTTCGTCCGGCGGATCAACTTCGAGCTGGCCAACGAGTGGGGCAACCTGGTCAACCGGTCGGTCTCGATGGCGCACAAGAACGTCGGGGCCGTGCCGGCGCCGACCGCGCCGACCCAGGCCGACGAGGACCTGAAGGCGCTGTCCAGGGCCGCGTTCGACACCGTGGGCACGCACCTGCGGCACTCCCGGTTCCGCGCCGGCATCGGCGAGGCGATGCGGGTGGTGTCGGCGGCCAACAAGTACCTGTCCGACCAGGAGCCGTGGAAGCTCAAGGACGACCCGGCCCGCCGGGACACGGTGCTGCACACCGCGTTGCAGGTGGTCAAGGACGCCAACACGCTGCTGACGCCGTTCCTGCCGCACTCGGCGCAGAAGATCCACGAGCTGCTCGGCGGCACCGGGCTGTGGGCCTCGCAGCCGGAGATGCGCGAGGTCACCGACCTGGACGACCCGTCACGCGAGTACCCGGTGCTGACCGGTGACTACACGGCCGAGCAGGCCAAGTGGGAGTCGACGCCGATCGAGGTCGGCGTGCCGCTGAGCAAGCCGACGCCGCTGTTCGCCAAGCTCGACCCGGAGCTGGGCGAGACCGGTCCGGAGTGGGCACCAGTCGAGAAGTGA
- a CDS encoding TatD family hydrolase, whose amino-acid sequence MTPRRGERPPIPERLPVSAVDAHTHLEACGAKDSADVRSMMDRAESAGIGHVITVADDMAAARWAVEASTWDDRVFAAVALHPTRTKDFGESERDELAALAAHPRVVAIGETGLDYYWDYAPHDAQQDAFRWHIELSKRLGKPLMIHDRDAHEDVLRILDEEGAPDSVVFHSFSGDVDMARRCVAAGYVLSFSGTVTFRNAEPLRDAAMVVPLQQLLVETDAPFLTPHPFRGRPNEPYCAAYTLRALADLRGVQVGELATIVTATVNRVFGLGV is encoded by the coding sequence GTGACTCCTCGCAGGGGTGAGCGGCCGCCGATACCGGAGCGTCTTCCGGTGTCGGCGGTCGACGCCCACACCCATCTGGAAGCCTGTGGCGCCAAGGATTCCGCCGATGTCCGGTCCATGATGGACCGGGCCGAGTCGGCCGGCATCGGGCACGTGATCACGGTCGCCGACGACATGGCGGCCGCCCGCTGGGCCGTGGAAGCGTCCACCTGGGACGATCGCGTTTTCGCCGCCGTGGCGCTGCATCCTACGCGTACCAAGGACTTCGGTGAGTCCGAACGGGACGAACTGGCCGCGCTGGCCGCGCACCCGCGGGTGGTGGCGATCGGCGAGACCGGTCTCGACTACTACTGGGACTACGCCCCGCATGACGCCCAGCAGGACGCTTTCCGTTGGCACATAGAGCTTTCCAAGCGCCTGGGCAAGCCGCTGATGATCCACGACCGTGATGCGCACGAGGACGTGCTGCGCATTCTGGACGAGGAGGGCGCGCCGGACAGCGTGGTGTTCCACAGCTTTTCCGGCGATGTGGACATGGCGCGACGCTGCGTGGCCGCCGGTTACGTGCTGTCGTTCTCGGGCACGGTCACGTTCCGCAACGCGGAACCGTTGCGGGACGCGGCAATGGTTGTCCCGCTGCAACAGTTGCTTGTGGAGACGGACGCGCCTTTCCTGACGCCCCACCCGTTCCGGGGTCGCCCGAACGAGCCGTACTGCGCCGCGTACACGCTCCGTGCACTCGCTGATCTACGGGGAGTACAGGTCGGTGAGCTGGCAACAATTGTCACCGCAACGGTGAACCGAGTCTTCGGCCTGGGCGTATGA
- a CDS encoding resuscitation-promoting factor, which yields MSEEAPTQVQSAQSFWAPHTGVAVAERQTSAWTAVRPDLDWDWDWEAELESTRQFVPGGAYVSTQDVMDVLGPDAQDILNSVNMELDQLLELMNAKTTVLPIIRDDAGPLTEGLAQCWEELEEGLEDRNLVPEPLRGTKRAKTVVKTDLEAKSPWKRRFIKAAVMATLVSLAGGGATALAMDKAVTVDVDGHEMTVHTYSGTVGDVLAKQGLTAGAHDSLMPSAGSSIADGGKIVLQRGRTMTVSVDGVSQTQWVKSLTVADALREMGVKTENAKLSVDPSKQIPLNGMSLDVKTAKQVTISDGGNAPKQLTTYAVTIQELLKSLNISLGADDNVAPAGDTKLATGAQITVSRNGVTVVQENQDIQPTTQIVNDPTLDEGVTQVMDPGTVGKQNVTYRVTMHNGQQTDKQQIGVQIITPMKPKVVKNGTKPLPGDEIWDKIAGCESSGNWHINTGNGYYGGLQFNNPTWLSNGGGQYAPRADLATREQQIAIANKVRAARGLQPWECAKILGLD from the coding sequence ATGTCCGAGGAAGCACCCACCCAGGTGCAGAGCGCGCAGAGCTTCTGGGCACCCCACACCGGGGTGGCCGTTGCGGAGCGCCAGACCTCGGCCTGGACCGCTGTGCGGCCGGACCTCGACTGGGACTGGGACTGGGAGGCCGAGCTCGAGTCCACCCGCCAGTTCGTGCCCGGCGGGGCGTACGTCTCCACCCAGGACGTGATGGACGTTCTCGGGCCTGACGCCCAGGACATCCTCAACTCCGTCAACATGGAGCTCGACCAGCTGCTCGAGCTGATGAACGCCAAGACCACGGTCTTGCCGATCATCCGTGACGACGCCGGTCCGCTCACCGAGGGCCTGGCCCAGTGCTGGGAAGAGCTCGAAGAGGGACTTGAGGACCGCAACCTCGTCCCCGAGCCGCTGCGTGGAACCAAGCGGGCAAAGACAGTCGTCAAGACCGACCTCGAAGCCAAGTCGCCGTGGAAGCGCCGGTTCATCAAGGCAGCCGTGATGGCCACCCTGGTCAGCCTGGCCGGTGGCGGCGCCACCGCGCTGGCCATGGACAAGGCCGTCACCGTTGACGTCGACGGCCACGAGATGACCGTCCACACGTACTCCGGCACCGTCGGCGACGTGCTGGCCAAGCAGGGCCTGACCGCCGGCGCGCACGACTCGCTGATGCCCTCGGCCGGCTCCTCCATCGCCGACGGCGGCAAGATCGTCCTGCAGCGCGGCCGCACCATGACGGTGTCGGTGGACGGCGTCTCCCAGACCCAGTGGGTCAAGTCCCTCACCGTGGCCGACGCGCTGCGCGAGATGGGCGTCAAGACCGAGAATGCCAAGCTGTCGGTCGACCCGTCCAAGCAGATCCCGCTCAACGGGATGTCGCTGGACGTCAAGACGGCCAAGCAGGTCACCATCAGCGACGGCGGCAACGCCCCCAAGCAGCTCACCACCTACGCGGTGACCATCCAGGAGCTGCTCAAGTCCCTGAACATCTCGCTCGGTGCCGACGACAACGTCGCGCCGGCCGGGGACACCAAGCTGGCCACCGGCGCCCAGATCACCGTCAGCCGCAACGGCGTGACCGTGGTCCAGGAGAACCAGGACATCCAGCCGACGACGCAGATCGTCAACGACCCCACCCTCGACGAGGGCGTCACCCAGGTCATGGACCCGGGCACGGTCGGCAAGCAGAACGTGACCTACCGGGTCACCATGCACAACGGTCAGCAGACCGACAAGCAGCAGATCGGCGTGCAGATCATCACGCCGATGAAGCCGAAGGTCGTCAAGAACGGCACCAAGCCGCTGCCGGGCGACGAGATCTGGGACAAGATCGCCGGGTGCGAGTCCAGCGGCAACTGGCACATCAACACCGGCAACGGCTACTACGGCGGGTTGCAGTTCAACAACCCGACCTGGCTGTCCAACGGCGGTGGCCAGTACGCGCCGCGGGCCGACCTGGCCACCCGCGAGCAGCAGATCGCCATCGCCAACAAGGTCCGCGCGGCCCGTGGCCTGCAGCCGTGGGAGTGCGCCAAGATCCTCGGCCTGGACTGA
- the rsmA gene encoding 16S rRNA (adenine(1518)-N(6)/adenine(1519)-N(6))-dimethyltransferase RsmA has translation MPELLGPVEVRALAKELDVRPTKKLGQNFVHDTNTVRRIVTASGVTGDDVALEVGPGLGSLTLALLPVCKAVVAVEIDPVLAARLPATAAEFAPSFASRLSVVGADAMRVTADQLGAAPTALVANLPYNVSVPIVLHLLAELPSLQTGLVMVQSEVADRMAAGPGSRVYGVPSVKLAWYADARRAGPVPRSVFWPVPNVDSALVAFTRRESPSTVSREALFALVDAAFAQRRKTLRAALATWAGSPDRAGQLLTAAGVDPSSRGEQLGIADFVRIAEAAQ, from the coding sequence GTGCCCGAACTGCTGGGACCCGTCGAGGTCCGTGCCCTTGCCAAGGAGTTGGACGTCCGTCCGACCAAGAAGCTGGGCCAGAACTTCGTGCACGACACCAACACCGTTCGGCGCATCGTCACTGCCTCCGGTGTCACCGGCGATGACGTGGCGTTGGAGGTCGGTCCCGGCCTCGGGTCGTTGACCCTGGCGCTGCTGCCGGTGTGCAAGGCCGTCGTCGCCGTCGAGATCGACCCCGTGTTGGCGGCGAGGCTCCCCGCCACCGCCGCCGAGTTCGCGCCGTCCTTCGCGTCTCGGCTTTCGGTCGTCGGTGCCGATGCCATGCGGGTCACCGCTGACCAGCTCGGTGCCGCGCCTACCGCTTTGGTCGCCAACCTGCCGTACAACGTCTCGGTGCCCATCGTGCTGCACCTGCTCGCCGAGCTGCCGTCATTGCAGACCGGGCTCGTCATGGTCCAGTCCGAGGTCGCCGACCGCATGGCCGCCGGTCCCGGCAGCCGGGTCTACGGGGTGCCCAGCGTCAAGCTCGCCTGGTACGCCGACGCTCGGCGTGCCGGTCCCGTGCCGCGGTCCGTCTTCTGGCCCGTGCCCAACGTGGACTCGGCGCTCGTCGCCTTCACTCGGCGTGAGTCCCCGTCCACGGTTTCCCGCGAGGCCCTCTTCGCCCTCGTCGACGCCGCCTTTGCTCAACGCCGCAAGACGCTTCGGGCCGCCCTCGCCACCTGGGCCGGTTCCCCCGACCGCGCCGGTCAGCTCCTCACCGCCGCCGGCGTCGACCCTTCGTCCCGTGGCGAGCAGTTGGGCATCGCCGACTTCGTCCGCATCGCCGAAGCCGCCCAGTAG
- a CDS encoding GNAT family N-acetyltransferase, with protein MLVPLQAGYAPAVLAFELANRTYFAASISDRGDDYFAQFTARYDALLADQATGLCAFYLVVEDDSVLGRFNLDRFSGGTADLGYRVAQSAAGRGLATRTVRDLCVLAASRHRLHTLRAAASHQNVASRRVLLKSGFAETGPADPAELGGKQGTWYQRDLLDG; from the coding sequence ATGTTGGTGCCGCTCCAGGCCGGTTATGCCCCGGCCGTCCTCGCCTTCGAGCTCGCCAACCGCACCTACTTCGCCGCCTCCATCTCCGACCGCGGCGACGACTACTTCGCCCAGTTCACCGCCCGATACGACGCCCTGCTCGCCGATCAGGCCACCGGCCTCTGCGCCTTCTACCTCGTCGTCGAGGACGACTCCGTGCTGGGCCGCTTCAACCTCGACCGTTTCTCTGGCGGCACCGCCGACCTCGGCTACCGCGTCGCCCAGTCCGCCGCCGGCCGCGGCCTCGCCACCCGCACCGTGCGGGACCTGTGCGTGCTGGCCGCCTCGCGGCACCGCCTCCACACCCTCCGCGCCGCCGCCTCCCACCAGAACGTCGCTTCGCGGCGGGTCCTGCTCAAGAGCGGCTTCGCCGAGACCGGTCCGGCCGACCCCGCCGAGCTCGGTGGCAAACAGGGCACCTGGTACCAGCGCGACCTGCTCGACGGATAA
- a CDS encoding methionine ABC transporter ATP-binding protein, with protein MITVDNLVKSFPSRSGAVRALDGVTLEVQAGAVCGVVGPSGSGKSTLARCIALLERPDSGAIRVDGTDLVTLDGNRLRAARRQIGVVPQGDSLLRQRTAAGNVALPLETAGVDGPTRRRRVGELLDLVGLTDKAASYPDQLSGGQRQRIAVARALAANPAVLLADEPTSALDPETTGSVLTVLDRARAELGVTVVVVTHDMAVVRRICDDVALLDGGRIVENGRLLDLVSDVDSRTANALLPALDQTDGIAANHDRVADVVLVGFAAVGALLPEASNRFGVDLAVLGGGLTRLGETPVARFRLGLTGERADSALEWISEAGALVRRAQKGPQGVAA; from the coding sequence GTGATCACTGTCGACAATCTGGTCAAGTCATTCCCCAGTCGTAGCGGCGCCGTGCGCGCCCTGGACGGCGTCACCCTCGAGGTCCAGGCAGGCGCGGTGTGCGGCGTCGTCGGCCCGAGCGGCTCCGGCAAGTCGACCCTGGCCCGCTGCATCGCCCTGTTGGAGCGCCCGGACAGCGGTGCGATCCGCGTGGACGGCACCGACCTCGTCACCCTGGACGGCAACCGGCTGCGCGCCGCGCGCCGGCAGATCGGCGTTGTGCCGCAAGGGGATTCGCTGCTGCGCCAGCGCACGGCGGCCGGCAATGTGGCGCTGCCGCTGGAAACCGCGGGCGTCGACGGCCCGACCCGGCGTCGCCGCGTCGGCGAACTGCTCGACCTGGTCGGCCTGACCGACAAGGCCGCCTCGTACCCGGACCAGCTCTCCGGCGGTCAGCGTCAGCGCATCGCGGTGGCCCGCGCGCTGGCGGCGAACCCCGCGGTGCTGCTGGCCGACGAGCCCACCTCGGCACTGGACCCGGAGACCACCGGCTCCGTGCTGACCGTGCTCGACCGGGCCCGGGCCGAGCTCGGTGTCACGGTTGTTGTTGTCACACATGACATGGCGGTGGTCCGCCGGATCTGCGACGACGTCGCGCTGCTCGACGGCGGCCGGATCGTGGAGAACGGCAGGCTGCTCGACCTTGTGTCCGATGTGGACAGTCGTACCGCCAACGCGCTGCTGCCCGCGCTCGACCAGACCGACGGCATCGCCGCCAACCACGACCGCGTCGCCGACGTGGTGCTGGTCGGCTTCGCCGCGGTGGGCGCGCTGCTGCCGGAGGCGTCCAACCGGTTCGGCGTCGACCTCGCCGTGCTCGGCGGCGGACTGACCCGGCTCGGCGAGACCCCGGTCGCCCGGTTCCGGCTGGGCCTGACCGGCGAGCGGGCCGACTCCGCGCTGGAGTGGATCTCCGAGGCCGGCGCCCTCGTTCGACGGGCCCAGAAGGGCCCGCAGGGAGTCGCTGCGTGA
- a CDS encoding methionine ABC transporter permease, whose translation MRPTTPWSDVFDLLHPALGQTLYMVGVATLFATVLGIPLGVLLHVTAPDGLRPVPVLHRILGTVVDFGRSLPFIVLIVLLQQVVTRPLIGTSIGPTAAIVPLAIGAVPFLGRLVQSALREVDATVVEAAVTTGATRARIVRSVLLGESAPALVSAVGVTAVTLVGFSAMAGVVGGEGLGDLAIRYGYQRYDDRVLWSTVLVLGALAMLIQLLFDVSSRLIDRRRRVTA comes from the coding sequence GTGAGACCGACCACTCCGTGGTCCGATGTGTTCGACCTGCTCCACCCCGCACTTGGCCAGACGCTCTACATGGTCGGCGTGGCAACGTTGTTCGCCACGGTGCTCGGGATTCCGCTCGGCGTGCTGCTGCACGTGACGGCGCCGGACGGGCTGCGGCCCGTGCCGGTGCTGCACCGGATCCTGGGCACCGTGGTCGACTTCGGCCGGTCACTGCCGTTCATCGTGCTCATCGTGCTGCTGCAACAGGTTGTCACCCGCCCGCTGATCGGCACCTCGATCGGCCCGACCGCGGCGATCGTGCCGCTGGCCATCGGGGCGGTGCCGTTCCTCGGCCGGCTCGTCCAGTCCGCGCTGCGTGAGGTGGACGCGACGGTCGTCGAGGCGGCCGTCACCACCGGCGCCACCCGGGCCCGCATCGTGCGATCGGTGCTGCTGGGCGAATCCGCCCCGGCCCTGGTGTCCGCGGTCGGCGTCACGGCCGTCACCCTCGTCGGCTTCTCCGCCATGGCCGGGGTCGTCGGCGGCGAGGGCCTCGGCGACCTGGCCATCCGCTACGGCTACCAGCGCTACGACGACCGGGTCCTCTGGTCGACGGTGCTGGTGCTCGGCGCCCTCGCCATGCTCATCCAACTGCTGTTCGACGTGTCCTCGCGGTTGATCGACCGCCGCCGCCGCGTCACTGCCTGA
- a CDS encoding MetQ/NlpA family ABC transporter substrate-binding protein: MKLRVALLAALVTVSAAACGSGGGAAADPNAPLIVGVSPTPHGQILQFVADKLAPAKGLKIQVKEFTDYVTPNTSLVDKSLDANYFQHQPYLADFEQSHGVQLSWITAVHLEPLGLYSKKAHKPADLPDGAKIGVPNDTSNEARALKLLADNGLLKLKPGTESTATPRDIADNPKHLQFVELEAAQLPRSLEDTDASIVNGNYALSAGLDTKSAVLLEKAQGNPNANGLVTRPELAGDKRIKELAELLNSPQVKDYIDQTFHGSVLPAF; this comes from the coding sequence ATGAAGCTCCGTGTTGCGCTCCTTGCTGCCCTCGTGACGGTCTCCGCGGCCGCCTGCGGTTCGGGCGGCGGCGCGGCGGCCGACCCCAACGCCCCGCTGATCGTGGGCGTGAGCCCCACTCCGCACGGCCAGATCCTCCAGTTCGTCGCCGACAAGCTGGCGCCGGCCAAGGGCCTGAAGATCCAGGTCAAGGAGTTCACCGACTACGTGACGCCGAACACCTCGCTGGTCGACAAGTCGCTGGACGCCAACTACTTCCAGCACCAGCCCTACCTGGCCGACTTCGAGCAGAGCCACGGCGTGCAGCTGAGCTGGATCACCGCGGTGCACCTCGAGCCGCTCGGGCTGTACTCGAAGAAGGCACACAAGCCGGCCGACCTGCCCGACGGCGCCAAGATCGGTGTGCCCAACGACACCAGCAACGAGGCGCGGGCGCTCAAGCTGCTGGCCGACAACGGTCTGCTCAAGCTGAAGCCCGGCACCGAGAGCACCGCGACGCCGCGTGACATCGCCGACAATCCGAAGCACCTTCAGTTCGTCGAGCTGGAGGCGGCGCAACTGCCGCGCAGCCTTGAGGACACCGACGCGTCGATCGTCAACGGCAACTACGCGCTCTCCGCCGGCCTTGACACCAAGTCCGCGGTGCTGCTGGAGAAGGCCCAGGGCAACCCGAACGCGAACGGTCTGGTCACGCGGCCCGAACTGGCCGGTGACAAGCGGATCAAGGAGCTGGCCGAGCTGCTCAACTCCCCGCAGGTCAAGGACTACATCGACCAGACGTTCCACGGTTCGGTCCTGCCGGCGTTCTAG
- a CDS encoding 4-(cytidine 5'-diphospho)-2-C-methyl-D-erythritol kinase, which produces MLAVVPTPVTVRAPAKVNLHLAVGDLRADGYHDLTTLFQSLSLIDEVTVAVADESRLEVRGEGAADVPTDESNLVWKAVRALAAHVGRDPDEPKLRISINKGIPVAGGMAGGSADAAATLVALAHLWRLEMGRDELATVAAEIGSDVPFVLQGGLALGTGRGEQLVPVLSRHTYHWVMALDAGGLSTPEVFRELDRLRVEGNPPRVGAVEPVLEALASGDPNQLALLLGNDLQAAAVSLRPGLRRTLRAGVNAGALAGIVSGSGPTCAFLCSDGDAAVRVAAELSGAGVCRTVRVAQGPVAGARVVTGEDAARPTPPEVHA; this is translated from the coding sequence GTGCTAGCCGTCGTACCGACCCCAGTGACCGTCCGGGCCCCGGCGAAGGTCAACCTGCATCTCGCCGTGGGTGACCTTCGCGCCGACGGCTACCACGACCTGACGACGCTGTTCCAGTCGTTGTCGCTGATCGACGAGGTGACGGTGGCCGTCGCCGACGAGTCGCGGCTGGAGGTGCGGGGCGAGGGCGCGGCCGACGTGCCCACCGACGAGTCCAATCTGGTCTGGAAGGCCGTGCGGGCGCTGGCCGCGCACGTCGGCCGGGACCCGGACGAGCCCAAGCTGCGGATCAGCATCAACAAGGGCATCCCGGTGGCCGGCGGCATGGCCGGTGGCAGCGCCGACGCCGCCGCCACCCTGGTCGCCCTGGCCCATCTGTGGCGGTTGGAGATGGGCCGGGACGAGCTCGCCACCGTGGCCGCCGAGATCGGCAGCGACGTGCCGTTCGTGCTCCAGGGCGGGCTGGCCCTGGGCACCGGCCGTGGCGAGCAGTTGGTACCCGTGCTGTCCCGGCACACGTACCACTGGGTGATGGCCCTCGACGCTGGCGGTTTGTCCACGCCCGAGGTGTTCCGCGAGCTCGACCGCCTGCGGGTCGAGGGCAACCCGCCGCGCGTCGGCGCCGTCGAGCCCGTGCTGGAGGCCCTGGCCTCCGGCGACCCCAACCAGCTGGCCCTGCTGCTCGGCAACGACCTCCAGGCCGCCGCCGTCTCGCTACGCCCCGGCTTGCGCCGCACCCTCCGGGCCGGCGTCAACGCCGGTGCCCTGGCCGGCATCGTCTCCGGCTCCGGGCCAACGTGCGCCTTCCTCTGCTCCGACGGTGACGCCGCCGTCCGGGTCGCCGCCGAGCTCTCCGGCGCCGGCGTCTGCCGGACCGTGCGGGTGGCCCAGGGCCCCGTCGCCGGCGCCCGCGTCGTCACCGGCGAGGACGCCGCCCGCCCCACCCCACCCGAGGTCCACGCCTAG